A stretch of DNA from Rheinheimera sp. MMS21-TC3:
GTTTTTTGTTCAGCGAAACGTAAATCTAATAGTAACTCTTCCGCTTCACGGCAAGGTTCACCTTGAAATACAACTTTGCCCTCATCATCAGTACATTTATAGACTGATGCTTGTAAACTAGCTGATAAAAACATGCAGCTGAGCAAAAAAGTACAATGTAAAATTAATTTCATGCTTAAGTCCTGTATCCATACTACTAAAAGCCATTCCTATTAATGAGGCGGCTACATCATACGCAAAGCCACGCCAAAAGTGAATAAGTATTGAACGATAAGTACAAGTATTTAACATGAGCTTGCTATTAGTCACTGTAAAGTATTTATGAATTCAGCAGTAATTCATTTGCTCTTGCTAAGCTGTAATAGTATTAAAAAGGAGTACCTATGCGAATTTCAACCTTAGTAGTGACACTTATATCAGCAGGTTTATTAGTTTCTGGCTGTGCTAGTCAAAATGGCGCAGGCACAAGTTCTAATAATGCCGGTAAAGGTGCAGCAATAGGCGCTGTAGTCGGTGCTATTGCAGGCAAGTCTACTGCAAACCATAAAAATAAACGCTTAGTTATTGGTGCTGCTGTTGGCGCATTAGCGGGTGCTGCTGTTGGTAGCTATATGGATCAGCAAGAAAAAGCCTTACAAGAAGAGCTATCTGGTAGCGGAGTTAAAATTATCCGTGATGGTGATAAATTAAAGTTAGATATACCAGCTCAGTTAACTTTTGAATTAAATCGTTCAGATATTCGCGCTAATTTATTTCCAGTATTTAATGATATAGCAAAAGTATTACGCGATTATGACAAAACCATGTTGGTGATTGCAGGCCATACCGATGATACAGGGCCATACCAGTATAATATGAACTTATCACAAGCTAGAGCTAGTAGTGTTAAGCAGTATTTAGTTGCCCAAGGTGTGCAGGATATTAGAATTGAAACCCAAGGCTATGGTCCAAGTTACCCTGCTGTACCTAACAACTCAGATAGTAACAGAGCTGCAAATAGGCGGGTAGAAATTCATATTGAGCCTATTGTTGAATAACAGTTACTGTATCTGCTTTGAAACAAAATAGCGCCTTACGGCGCTATTTTGTTATCGGTTTCGCGCTTTTAAATTAAAAGCGATATGTCACTTTACCATAGATGTACTGACCACGAGGGTTGTGTACCTTTGATGCATAACCGTATAAGTCTGAATCGCCGTCACCAATAACAAATGGTGGATTCTCATCTAAGGCGTTATTCATACCTAACACTAGCTGCATATTATCACTGACATTATAGCGTCCTTGAATATCTAATAACATTTGTGCACTTACACTACGTGTTTTAGTGGACTCAACCTGACTTGGCGGCGCATAATCTTCAAACTGACCAATATAGCTTAAACTGCTGGTAATACCCCAATCGCCTAAATTCCAATCAGCCGATGCTAACCAACGATGCTTCGGGTAGTTATATTCACCCGCATAATCAATACCATTCTTTTTAAACTTGTTGATATAAGACCAATCTAAGCTAAAACGTACTTGCCCCATATCTTGCATCGTTAAGCGGTAAGATGTTGATAAGTCTAAACCTGTTGCTTCTTGTGAGCTGATATTGACATAAGTATTATACAAACGCGCTAAATGACCTAAGTTTTCACCAGGTTGCACTGGTAAACGGATACAAACTGTACTGTTTTGATTATTACACTCGGCATTATAAACGTTTTGATAATCATTTTTATCAATCTTATTATCTTGAGTAATACTCCAGATATCGGCAGTGATATCAAACTGTTCTGTTACCTGCCATACCGCACCTATATTAAAGGTTTCAGACTCTTCAGGTTGTAAGCCTTCGCCACCAACAAACACTATAGTGTAGTCGGTTGTTGCACAGCCTGGATTAGAGGCGTCAGGCGTTGGACAACGATAAGTGTCTGTAAAAAATAAAGACTCTTGTGAAGGGCCTAAGCCAATTTGGGCCAATGAAGGAGCACGGAACCCTTGGCCGTAAGAGGCCCTAAGTGTAAAGTTGTCTAGTGGACGCCATTGTATGGCCGCTTGAGGGTTAGTGGTTGAACCAAAGTCACTGTAGTGATCATAACGGCCGGCTAAAGTAAGCTCTAAAGTATCTGTTATTGGCACTAAAAATTCTAAGTAAGCTGCATATTGATCTCGAGCTGCTTGGGCGGAAACTGATTCAGTACCAAAAATTAAACTGCGTTGGAACTGATCATCTGGCTGGTCAAAAGCGTCTTCTTCTCTATATTCTATACCAGCAGCCATAGATACCATTTGTTCGCCTAAACTAAAGGCCTCGCCGGTGATACTAGCATTATAAGACGTTAGGTGTGACTCACCACGGCGAACTAAGCTGGTTGTTATAGCATCAATGACTTCTGGTGAGTTATATGTGCCACCAAAAGGATTATAATTACCTAAGTTAATCTGCTCCTGCAAAAAGTCGGTGCGGATCCACCCTTGACTCTTATCACCTGTCTGCATAGATTCGCTGCGTGCCTTTTGCGCCGAGATATCCCAATCCCAATTGTTGAATGTACCGCGTAAGCCCATCACCATGCGTAAGGTATCGGACTCAATACTCCACTGTCTAGCACCCGCATCAACCATACGATAACGATTAATTCCTACATCTACTCCAAATGGATTATTTGGATGGCTTGCAGGGACAGTTAAGCCTGCTTCAGCGTTAAGTGGTGTAGGCGCACCCATTGCTTTAGAACGGTTATGCTGCACAGCTAACTCGATATAGCCTTGTATGTCATTACTAAAGTCTTGGCTACCTTGTAACATAGCACCAAGCCGCTCAGCAGGTGAACTAGCAAAACCATAAGGACCATAATCGAATACACAAATTGGCCCTGATACCCGATCAGCAGGGCAGCTAGGGTCTACTGTAGCAACACCATTAACATAAAAACTACCTGGAAACCCCATAGATGAACGGTAATCTTCACCGCCGTAAGGTGCTTGATTAGCCGTACCATTACGGCCCATTTCAGCCCCAGTTATTGCAGTGTTTTTAAAGTAATCCATTATAAGGGTTACACTAGAATTTTCACCTTGGCCCCCCCAAACTAAACTTGCCGAGGTTTCATCATAAGATGGCCCTGTAGTACCACCATGGCTAACACTGATTTCAGTGCCTTCAAAATCTTTACGCATAATAATGTTAACAACACCTGCTACAGCGTCTGAGCCATACACAGCAGAAGCACCATCTTTTAATATTTCTACCCGTTCAATTGCTGCAACAGGAATGGAGTTAATATCTACGAATGAATTGGCCACATTTTCAGCAAAAGCGCTGACTGCAACACGCCGACCGTTAATTAGCACTAGGGTGGCGTCAGAGCCAAAACCACGTAAACTTATTGCTGCACCGCCATTAGCGGTAGAGTCTTGATTATTACCCCGGGTAGAAAATGTGCCAGTACCTGCAACCGGCGTACGCTCTAGTAATTGCTGTAAATTTGCAAAACCTGACTTAGCAATCTCATCACGACTAATAACATCTATTGGTGCCGCGCCCTCTAAATCATTACGTTTAATCCGTGAGCCGGTAACTTCAATACGCTCTACACTGGCTTCGTTTTCTTGTGCTATTGCAACACCACCACCTAACAGGCTGCTTACTGCTAATGCACAGAGTGAGTAATTTATAGATGTCTTCATCTGGTTCCCTTTCTTGATAATATTTATTTGCTTAAATATAGCACTAAAGTTGTAGCACAAATCAAGAAATTTAACACAAAAATATCCATTTTATTACTAGTGTTGCTTTTATGGCAATTTAAAGTAGCCGCACGTATATTTTTAGCCATAAAAAAGCCTCGCATATAGCGAGGCTTTTTATACAACTAACAACTTAATTCTGGGCGTATTGGCGCTCTAAGTTATCTGTCTTTGTTTTAATGCTAAATAAGCTTTTACGCTCACTGCTTATTTTTTCATCAAACTGCTTTTCTACATGAGCAATTTTTTTATTTAAGGCATTTAATTCTTCAGAGCGTGGAAAGCTGCGGCGTAATTTATATAGCTCAGACTTCAACTGATCAACTTCATTTTCTTTATCATGTTCAAGTTTGCTAATTTTAAATTCGAGATAGCGTGCTTTACGTTTCAACGAATTAACTTGCTGGGTATACTCACCTGGTGTACCAGATAAAGCAGTACCTACTGGACGCATGTCAACTTGTTCAGCATTGGTTGCGCAAGGAAACTGGCTAAATTCAACTACGCCATTTATTTCGCATTTATATACCGCTGCTTGAGCTGAAAATGCACCACATAATAATAATAATGCGAATCTCATCATTTACTTCTCCACTAATGAATAATAAATGTACGAAAAGTATTCACTATTAGCAAGCCCAATTAGCCTTTTATTTGATAATAATGGCTAAAAGTACTGAATCTGCCATTTTAGTCCCGATTAAGTGCTTTTTTCATAAAGTTTGGCCATGCCGATGCCGCTTTGTGTACTTCAACATTATAATATTCGGTATTAAAACTAGCTCGTTCAGCATCCGCTTCACGAAAGCCGGTAAACTCACCTTCTTTACGCGCTAAAGTACAAGTCCACCAACCAGACGGATAAACCATTTGCGGAAACAATAATGTTTGTAACGCAGAAAAGCCAACATCAGACATGGCATCACGCATATCTTTTAATAATGGCATATGAATTAATGGCGACTCACTTTGCTGCACTAAGATACCATTTGGTTTTAATGCCTTACGACAGCTGTCATAAAAAGCACGGTTAAATAAACCTTCACCTGGGCCAATTGGATCTGTTGAGTCAACAATAATTACATCAATTGATTCCGCTTCAGCTTCGCGCATATATTTAATGCCATCATCAAACTTTAAAGTTGCCCGCGGATCATCATTGGATGCGCAAAGTTCAGGGAAGTATTTTTCTGACATCCGCGTAACTTGTTCATCAATATCTATTTGCGTTACCTTTTCTACATCTGGATGCTTTAAAACTTCACGCAGTGTTCCACAATCGCCGCCGCCAATGATAACCACATTTTTTGGTTTATCATGAGTAAATAGTACTGGGTGGCTTAACATTTCATGATAAAGAAAATTATCACGGCTACTTAGCATGATGACATCATCAATTACCATTAAATTACCGAAATGTGTTGTTTCAAACATTTCTATATGTTGAAACGGTGACTTAACTTCATCTAATTTTTTTGTGATAGCTAAACCAAAGGCGCTGCCGCTGGCTGCGAATATTTCGGTGTACCATTTGTTATCGCCTGACATTAGTATTACCCTCAAAACCTATTTAGCTGTGTATTTTGCCTTGTGATGACGGCTAGGACAAATATTTTAGCAATTTATGCTGCAGCTTGTTGCTATTGGCTTTAAACTATACAGAATCAACTTTTAAAGGAACGATAATGTCTGACTGGGGTACTGAAAAAGCACGCTCGACTTATAATGTCGCGGTTTGGAGCGAAGGATACTTTGATGTCAATAAACAAGGTGACTTAGTTGCCTATCCTGATCAAGATCACAGTAAGCCTGGAATTAGTTTTCCTGAGCTAACTAATCGCTTTAAAGAAGAGGGACTAACTCTACCCGTGTTAGTTCGCTTTACTGATATATTACAACATCGTGTAGACACCTTAATTAAATCTTTTCAACGCGCTAAAGCAGAAAAAGAATACCAAGGCCAATACACAGCGGTGTACCCAATTAAGGTTAACCAACAGTTTTCTGTGGTTAAACGCTTAATTAGCCATGAAAGCGGTAAAGTTGGCTTAGAAGCAGGTAGTAAGCCTGAGCTTATGGCGATTTTAGGCGTAACTGAAACACCGCTCCAAATTGTTTGTAACGGTTATAAAGATAGTGAGTTTTTACGTTTAGCCACTATTGGCCATATGATGGGCCATACGGTTTATATAGTAATTGAAAAGCTATCTGAATTAAAAACACTGCTGCGTGAAATTGATAATCTAGGCACTGCGCCGCGCATTGGTATTCGTATTAAGCTTAATTCGGTTGGTAAGGGTAAATGGCAAAATACTGGCGGCGAAAAAGGCAAGTTTGGCTTAACTGCAACCCAAG
This window harbors:
- a CDS encoding OmpA family protein, with the translated sequence MRISTLVVTLISAGLLVSGCASQNGAGTSSNNAGKGAAIGAVVGAIAGKSTANHKNKRLVIGAAVGALAGAAVGSYMDQQEKALQEELSGSGVKIIRDGDKLKLDIPAQLTFELNRSDIRANLFPVFNDIAKVLRDYDKTMLVIAGHTDDTGPYQYNMNLSQARASSVKQYLVAQGVQDIRIETQGYGPSYPAVPNNSDSNRAANRRVEIHIEPIVE
- a CDS encoding TonB-dependent receptor — translated: MKTSINYSLCALAVSSLLGGGVAIAQENEASVERIEVTGSRIKRNDLEGAAPIDVISRDEIAKSGFANLQQLLERTPVAGTGTFSTRGNNQDSTANGGAAISLRGFGSDATLVLINGRRVAVSAFAENVANSFVDINSIPVAAIERVEILKDGASAVYGSDAVAGVVNIIMRKDFEGTEISVSHGGTTGPSYDETSASLVWGGQGENSSVTLIMDYFKNTAITGAEMGRNGTANQAPYGGEDYRSSMGFPGSFYVNGVATVDPSCPADRVSGPICVFDYGPYGFASSPAERLGAMLQGSQDFSNDIQGYIELAVQHNRSKAMGAPTPLNAEAGLTVPASHPNNPFGVDVGINRYRMVDAGARQWSIESDTLRMVMGLRGTFNNWDWDISAQKARSESMQTGDKSQGWIRTDFLQEQINLGNYNPFGGTYNSPEVIDAITTSLVRRGESHLTSYNASITGEAFSLGEQMVSMAAGIEYREEDAFDQPDDQFQRSLIFGTESVSAQAARDQYAAYLEFLVPITDTLELTLAGRYDHYSDFGSTTNPQAAIQWRPLDNFTLRASYGQGFRAPSLAQIGLGPSQESLFFTDTYRCPTPDASNPGCATTDYTIVFVGGEGLQPEESETFNIGAVWQVTEQFDITADIWSITQDNKIDKNDYQNVYNAECNNQNSTVCIRLPVQPGENLGHLARLYNTYVNISSQEATGLDLSTSYRLTMQDMGQVRFSLDWSYINKFKKNGIDYAGEYNYPKHRWLASADWNLGDWGITSSLSYIGQFEDYAPPSQVESTKTRSVSAQMLLDIQGRYNVSDNMQLVLGMNNALDENPPFVIGDGDSDLYGYASKVHNPRGQYIYGKVTYRF
- a CDS encoding DUF4124 domain-containing protein translates to MMRFALLLLCGAFSAQAAVYKCEINGVVEFSQFPCATNAEQVDMRPVGTALSGTPGEYTQQVNSLKRKARYLEFKISKLEHDKENEVDQLKSELYKLRRSFPRSEELNALNKKIAHVEKQFDEKISSERKSLFSIKTKTDNLERQYAQN
- the speE gene encoding polyamine aminopropyltransferase, yielding MSGDNKWYTEIFAASGSAFGLAITKKLDEVKSPFQHIEMFETTHFGNLMVIDDVIMLSSRDNFLYHEMLSHPVLFTHDKPKNVVIIGGGDCGTLREVLKHPDVEKVTQIDIDEQVTRMSEKYFPELCASNDDPRATLKFDDGIKYMREAEAESIDVIIVDSTDPIGPGEGLFNRAFYDSCRKALKPNGILVQQSESPLIHMPLLKDMRDAMSDVGFSALQTLLFPQMVYPSGWWTCTLARKEGEFTGFREADAERASFNTEYYNVEVHKAASAWPNFMKKALNRD